CGACGTGGCGCAGTCCGGTCAGGCCACGGGTTCCCATGACGATCAGGTCGGCTGGAAGTTTGCGCGCTACCTCGACGATGCCGATGGATGGGGCACCCGAGAATACTTCGGCCGTTACCTCGATCCCTTGTTTCGAAGCTTCTTCGCGTTCCCGTTCGATGCGCTCTTCCGCAGCCTCGCGGATGCCCGTCATCACCCCGGCAGGAATGCCATAGCCGTAGGCCGGCGCCATGACGATCGGGTGGTGGACGTGCAGAAGATGGACGCGAGCCTTGAACACCTGGGCCAGATCGATCGCGTACTCGAGCGCTTCTTCGGCGTCTTTCGAGAAATCACTGGGAACCAAGATCGTCTGGATACGGGCCACGGTATGTCTCCTGTTATGTGCCGCGCTATTCCGGGCTTGACCAATCAAACTGCATCTTCTGTGCCGTCCGTGGCCCGCCCTCCTGTGTCCTCACGGCACGTTAGAGGCACTTCGTCACACTGAGGAATCGGGCGAAGAAGCCCGGGAAAATGAGCGCGCCAGGGAGTGGAGTTCTTCCCGCCATTCCGGGTCATTCGTGTCAATCCGCACGTGTCGCTGTCGAGGCCATTCATCGGGCGTTTCGTGATGGTTCAGACTCCGTTCCAGGAGTTCGGGGCCGGCGTCCGAGGCGCCGCTCCCGCTGGATGC
The sequence above is a segment of the bacterium genome. Coding sequences within it:
- a CDS encoding universal stress protein, which produces MARIQTILVPSDFSKDAEEALEYAIDLAQVFKARVHLLHVHHPIVMAPAYGYGIPAGVMTGIREAAEERIEREREEASKQGIEVTAEVFSGAPSIGIVEVARKLPADLIVMGTRGLTGLRHVVLGSVTERTLRHAPCPVLTLNSKSREEDND
- a CDS encoding ATP-binding protein, with amino-acid sequence LERAKPVVDSGRTAILDASFARRATRSTLQTWGRKEGVEIILVEIVCPEDVVRERLERRASSGSGASDAGPELLERSLNHHETPDEWPRQRHVRIDTNDPEWREELHSLARSFSRASSPDSSV